From the Pelecanus crispus isolate bPelCri1 chromosome W, bPelCri1.pri, whole genome shotgun sequence genome, one window contains:
- the LOC142596493 gene encoding alpha/beta hydrolase domain-containing protein 17B-like: MNNLSFSELCCLFCCPPCPGKIASKLAFLPPDPTYTLICDESGSCWTLHLSERADWQYSSREKDAVECFMTRTSKGNRIACMFVRCSLNAKYTLLFSHGNAVDLGQMSSFYIGLGSRINCNIFSYDYSGYGASSGKPTEKNLYADIDAAWVALRTRYGIRPENVIIYGQSIGTVPSVDLAARYESAAVILHSPLTSGMRVAFPDTKKTYCFDAFPNIDKISKITSPVLIIHGTEDEVIDFSHGLALFERCQRPVEPLWVEGAGHNDVELYGQYLERLKQFVSQELVNL; the protein is encoded by the exons ATGAATAATCTTTCCTTTAGTGAACTGTGTTGCCTGTTCTGTTGTCCACCATGCCCAGGGAAAATTGCTTCCAAACTGGCATTCTTGCCTCCTGATCCTACGTACACACTGATTTGTGATGAGAGTGGTAGTTGCTGGACTCTACATCTCTCAGAGCGAGCAGACTGGCAGTATTCTTCTAGAGAAAAAGATGCCGTCGAGTGTTTCATGACTAGAACAAGTAAAGGTAACAGGATTGCCTGTATGTTTGTGCGTTGCTCGCTTAATGCCAAGTATACTTTGCTCTTCTCACATGGAAATGCTGTTGACCTAGGTCAGATGAGCAGCTTTTATATAGGACTGGGTTCACGGATTAATTGCAACATATTTTCATATGATTATTCTGGATATGGTGCAAGTTCTGGGAAGCCAACAGAGAAGAATCTGTATGCTGACATTGATGCTGCTTGGGTGGCTCTTAGAACAAG gTACGGAATCCGCCCTGAAAATGTTATCATATATGGCCAAAGTATAGGAACAGTACCATCTGTGGATCTTGCTGCTAGGTATGAAAGTGCTGCTGTAATTCTTCATTCTCCACTGACCTCAGGAATGCGAGTAGCTTTTCCTGATACGAAGAAGACCTACTGCTTTGATGCATTCCCGAA CATTGACAAAATCTCTAAAATAACATCTCCTGTGTTAATTATTCATGGGACTGAAGATGAAGTAATTGACTTTTCACATGGCCTAGCATTATTTGAGCGTTGCCAGAGACCTGTAGAACCACTGTGGGTAGAAGGAGCAGGCCATAATGATGTGGAACTCTATGGACAGTACCTTGAAAGATTAAAACAGTTTGTGTCACAGGAACTGGTGAActtataa